CAATCCACCAATTTCCGCAGCTGCCGTCAGGAGGGCCTGGAAAGACTGGTCGGGTGGAGCTGCATGTCCCATGGCCGGCCTTCACGAGGCGTTGGAGAAGATTGGAGGAAGAAAAAAAAGAAGTTCCACGGGGGCTTACTGGTGGGGCATAGATATAAGCGCGGAAATATCCCGCCCAGAGGGCGAGTAGAGAACGCTTTGGGGCCTGACCATGGCCTATGGTCGAGCGGGGTGATCCCCTCCTCGATCGGGCAGCTTCGCCGCACCCGGGTTCTCCAGGGGCCGCCAAGGCTCACGTCCGTGACGCTTGCGCTTGGCCTTGGCGGCCCCTGAAGGTTCCGGGTACGCCCTCGGGTGTCCGGTCGTGGAGGAGGCCGCCCCGCGCCCCACCACCGTCACCACGACGAAGGTGCACCTTCGATCCCGGCGGCTTCCCCCTCCGAGGAGAGCCGTGCTCCGGGTCCGGAGGTCCGAGAGCGGATGCGGGCCTCTGGGCTTGAGGGGGAAATTTTGCCTCTGGGGCAATGAGGTTCTTGAAGTGTCAACAGGTTGTTTAAGGTCGTGTGGACCGTACTGCCTGATCAGGGAGCCTTCGCATGTCCGTCGCCTCGAACGTCGTCGCGCTGGGAAGTCGGGTGTGGCATGCGGTGCGGGCCGGGAGTTTTGCCATGGGGGCACTGTTGGTGTTGGTGGCGGTGGGGGGCGCGTTGCACCAGGCGGTATTGATACCGCCGTTGGCGGCGAGTGCGGCGTTGGTGCACGGGGCGCCGGGGTTGCCGATTTCGCAGCCGCGGAACCTGGTGGGTGGGCAGTTGTTGTCGGCTGCGGTGGGGTTCGGGGTGCTGGCGGTGGTCGGGGCGGGGCCGTGGGCGGCGGCGGTCGCGGGTGGGGTGGCGCTGGGGGCGATGTTGGTCGCGCGCGTGCCGCACTCGCCGGCGGCGGCGACTGCGGTGATCGTGGTCCTGCAGTCCCCGCGTCCGGTGGTCTTCCTGCCGTTGCTGGCGCTCGCCACCGCTGTGCTGGTTCTCTTCGGGTTGCTCCCGCACCGGGTCGGCGGTCATCCGGTGCGTTATCCCGTCGCCTGGTGAGGCGTCGTTCGGAGGTGGGCGCGGGGCCTCAGTGGCGGCAGTCGGCAGGAGGGGGGAAGGGAGGGGAGATCGGGACGTGGGGCTGCCGGGCGTCGATCAGGGGGGTGGTCGTGGGGGTGGTGTCCTCGGGGCCGGTGGGGAGTTCGGCCCAGACCACCTTGCCGTGCGGCGGGGTGCGGTAGTAGCCCCAGCGGGAGGAGAGTCGGTCGACCAGGTGCAGGCCGCG
This is a stretch of genomic DNA from Kitasatospora fiedleri. It encodes these proteins:
- a CDS encoding HPP family protein, translated to MSVASNVVALGSRVWHAVRAGSFAMGALLVLVAVGGALHQAVLIPPLAASAALVHGAPGLPISQPRNLVGGQLLSAAVGFGVLAVVGAGPWAAAVAGGVALGAMLVARVPHSPAAATAVIVVLQSPRPVVFLPLLALATAVLVLFGLLPHRVGGHPVRYPVAW